From Schistocerca americana isolate TAMUIC-IGC-003095 chromosome 11, iqSchAmer2.1, whole genome shotgun sequence, the proteins below share one genomic window:
- the LOC124553491 gene encoding adhesive plaque matrix protein-like — protein MPKENSKADLLRQWIDGNPTPTTNGNVVLCQVCEKHKRNSKYPSSKYPSSKYPSSKYPSSKYPSSKYPSSKYPSSKYPSSKYPSSKYPSSKYPSSKYPSSKYPSSKYPSSKYPSSKYPSSKYPSSKYPSSKYPSSKYPSSKYPSSKYPSSKYPSSKYPSSKYPSSKYPSSKYPSSKYPSSKYPSSKYPSSKYPSSKYPSSKYPSSKYPSSKYPSSKYPSSKYPSSNWCLQ, from the exons ATGCCGAAGGAGAACAGTAAAGCTGATTTACTTCGACAGTGGATTGATGGAAATCCTACTCCAACAACAAATGGAAATGTAGTATTGTGTCAAGTCTGTGAGAAGCAC AAGCGAAACAGCAAGTATCCAAGCAGCAAGTATCCAAGCAGCAAGTATCCAAGCAGCAAGTATCCAAGCAGCAAGTATCCAAGCAGCAAGTATCCAAGCAGCAAGTATCCAAGCAGCAAGTATCCAAGCAGCAAGTATCCAAGCAGCAAGTATCCAAGCAGCAAGTATCCAAGCAGCAAGTATCCAAGCAGCAAGTATCCAAGCAGCAAGTATCCAAGCAGCAAGTATCCAAGCAGCAAGTATCCAAGCAGCAAGTATCCAAGCAGCAAGTATCCAAGCAGCAAGTATCCAAGCAGCAAGTATCCAAGCAGCAAGTATCCAAGCAGCAAGTATCCAAGCAGCAAGTATCCAAGCAGCAAGTATCCAAGCAGCAAGTATCCAAGCAGCAAGTATCCAAGCAGCAAGTATCCAAGCAGCAAGTATCCAAGCAGCAAGTATCCAAGCAGCAAGTATCCAAGCAGCAAGTATCCAAGCAGCAAGTATCCAAGCAGCAAGTATCCAAGCAGCAAGTATCCAAGCAGCAAGTATCCAAGCAGCAAGTATCCAAGCAGCAAGTATCCAAGCAGCAATTGGTGCTTGCAATGA